From Bacillus sp. Bos-x628, the proteins below share one genomic window:
- the fliS gene encoding flagellar export chaperone FliS: MAIQNPYAAYQKNSIETATPAELTLMLYEGCLKFIKLAKHAIHQEDAETRNLNLKKAQNIIQELNVTLNRSYDVSKSMASMYDYIYRRLIDANLKNDAEILSEVEQYVTDFRDAWKQVIQTDRKGRHQSIGGSL, from the coding sequence ATGGCCATACAGAATCCTTATGCCGCCTATCAGAAAAATTCTATTGAGACCGCTACACCGGCTGAGTTGACGCTTATGCTTTATGAAGGATGCTTAAAGTTCATCAAACTAGCAAAGCACGCCATTCACCAAGAGGATGCTGAAACGAGAAACTTGAACTTGAAAAAGGCCCAAAACATCATTCAAGAATTAAATGTTACCTTAAATCGTTCTTATGATGTATCGAAGAGTATGGCGAGTATGTATGATTACATCTATCGCAGGCTCATTGATGCAAATCTTAAGAATGATGCAGAGATTCTGAGTGAAGTAGAACAATACGTGACCGATTTCCGTGATGCTTGGAAACAAGTAATTCAAACAGATCGAAAAGGTCGTCATCAATCCATCGGGGGTTCTCTATGA
- a CDS encoding flagellar protein FliT, with product MNIVDQLHGQTLKMAAEIESNPQSETLVEDFDAFLIERDELMRDIQHELSLQEKEKIKEIIQTDQKMAKQLTEIQKGIKADIQAIQRKKSKQMNYQNPYQPITSDGVYYDKRK from the coding sequence ATGAATATTGTTGATCAACTTCACGGACAAACATTAAAAATGGCTGCTGAAATAGAATCAAATCCACAGAGCGAAACATTGGTTGAAGACTTTGACGCCTTTTTAATTGAAAGAGACGAATTGATGAGAGACATTCAGCATGAACTCTCATTACAAGAAAAAGAGAAGATCAAAGAAATCATTCAAACGGATCAAAAGATGGCGAAGCAATTAACTGAGATTCAAAAAGGGATAAAAGCAGATATCCAAGCCATTCAAAGAAAAAAATCAAAACAGATGAACTATCAAAATCCGTATCAACCAATCACTAGTGATGGCGTATACTACGATAAACGGAAATAA
- the raiA gene encoding ribosome-associated translation inhibitor RaiA — protein MNYNVRGENIEVTPALRDHVEKKIGKLERYFESDVDASVNVNLKFYNDQESKVEVTIPMTDLALRAEVHNEDMYNAIDLAASKLERQIRKHKTKVNRKFREQGVKKHLFAGGNGAADVAVQDDEEIDETEIVRQKRFNLKPMDSQEAILQMNMLGHSFFVFTNAETNLTNVVYRRNDGKYGLIEPNA, from the coding sequence ATGAATTACAATGTCAGAGGAGAAAACATCGAAGTAACACCTGCACTAAGAGATCATGTCGAGAAAAAAATTGGAAAGCTGGAGCGTTATTTTGAGTCAGATGTTGATGCTTCAGTCAACGTGAACTTGAAGTTTTACAACGATCAAGAGTCTAAAGTGGAGGTAACCATTCCAATGACTGATCTAGCACTTCGAGCTGAAGTGCATAATGAGGATATGTACAATGCAATAGACTTAGCAGCCAGTAAATTAGAACGTCAAATTAGAAAACACAAAACAAAAGTGAACCGTAAATTCCGAGAGCAAGGTGTGAAAAAGCATTTGTTTGCTGGAGGAAATGGTGCTGCTGATGTAGCGGTTCAAGATGACGAAGAAATTGATGAAACAGAAATCGTCAGACAAAAACGTTTCAATTTAAAACCAATGGATAGCCAAGAGGCCATTCTCCAAATGAACATGCTAGGTCACAGTTTCTTTGTCTTCACAAATGCTGAGACAAATTTGACCAATGTCGTTTATCGCCGAAATGACGGCAAATATGGACTCATTGAACCAAACGCTTAA
- the secA gene encoding preprotein translocase subunit SecA has protein sequence MLGILNKVFDPTKRTISRYEKKANEIEALAQDFEKLSDEALRNKTIEFKERLEKGQSEDDLLVEAFATVREAARRVTGMYPFKVQLMGGIALHEGNISEMKTGEGKTLTSTMPVYLNALSGKGVHIVTVNEYLASRDAQEMGKIFEFLGLTVGLNLNSLDKDEKRAAYAADITYSTNNELGFDYLRDNMVLYKEQMVQRPLHYAVIDEVDSILIDEARTPLIISGQAAKSTKLYVQANAFVRTLKIEDDFTYDIKTKSVQLTESGMTKAEKAFGIDNLFDVKHVALNHHIAQALKAHVAMQKDVDYVVEDGQVVIVDSFTGRLMKGRRYSEGLHQAIEAKEGLEVQNESMTLATITFQNYFRMYEKLSGMTGTAKTEEEEFRNIYNMQVVTIPTNKPVVREDRPDLIYRTMEGKFKAVAEDVAQRYMTGQPVLVGTVAVETSELISKLLKNKGIPHQVLNAKNHEREAQIIEEAGQKGAVTIATNMAGRGTDIKLGEGVKELGGLAVIGTERHESRRIDNQLRGRSGRQGDPGVTQFYLSLEDELMRRFGSERTMAMLDRFGMDDSTPIQSKMVSKAVESSQKRVEGNNFDSRKQLLQYDDVLRQQREVIYKQRFEVIDSDNLKSIVLNMIQSSIERAVGSYTPKDELPEEWKLDGLVELINTNYLDEGAMTVKDIFGKEADEITSFIMDRIKEKYDAKEEMFGEEQMREFEKVIVLRAVDSKWMDHIDAMDQLRQGIHLRAYAQTNPLREYQMEGFAMFEHMIASIEDDVAKYILKSEIQNHLEREEIVQGQTTAHQPQEGNEEKTVKKKPVRKVVDIGRNAPCHCGSGKKYKNCHGMTE, from the coding sequence ATGCTTGGAATTTTAAACAAAGTGTTCGATCCTACGAAACGTACGATCAGTCGATATGAAAAAAAAGCAAATGAAATCGAAGCTCTCGCTCAAGATTTTGAGAAATTATCGGACGAGGCTTTACGAAATAAAACGATTGAATTTAAAGAAAGGCTAGAAAAAGGACAATCAGAGGATGACCTATTGGTTGAAGCATTTGCAACGGTTCGCGAGGCAGCTCGCCGTGTGACAGGAATGTACCCATTTAAGGTTCAGTTGATGGGTGGGATTGCGCTTCATGAAGGCAACATCTCTGAAATGAAAACAGGTGAAGGTAAAACGTTGACATCAACGATGCCTGTTTATTTAAATGCTCTTTCTGGTAAAGGCGTCCATATCGTGACAGTCAACGAATATTTGGCAAGCCGTGATGCACAGGAAATGGGCAAAATTTTTGAATTTCTAGGACTAACTGTTGGATTGAACTTAAACAGCTTAGACAAAGATGAAAAAAGAGCAGCGTATGCTGCTGATATCACGTATTCAACAAACAACGAACTGGGATTTGACTATTTACGAGATAACATGGTGCTGTACAAAGAGCAAATGGTTCAAAGGCCGCTTCATTATGCCGTCATTGATGAGGTTGACTCAATTTTAATTGATGAAGCAAGAACACCACTTATTATTTCTGGACAAGCAGCAAAATCGACAAAGCTTTATGTACAAGCGAATGCATTTGTCCGAACATTAAAAATAGAAGACGATTTCACGTATGACATTAAAACAAAAAGTGTTCAGCTCACAGAAAGCGGAATGACGAAAGCGGAAAAAGCATTTGGTATTGATAACCTGTTTGATGTGAAACATGTTGCTTTGAACCATCACATTGCTCAAGCCTTAAAGGCACATGTTGCGATGCAAAAAGATGTTGATTACGTTGTAGAAGATGGTCAAGTCGTCATTGTTGATTCATTCACAGGCCGTTTAATGAAAGGCCGTCGATACAGTGAAGGTCTACATCAAGCCATCGAAGCTAAAGAAGGCCTTGAAGTGCAGAACGAAAGCATGACACTTGCAACAATTACTTTTCAGAACTACTTCCGGATGTATGAAAAATTATCAGGTATGACAGGTACAGCAAAAACGGAAGAAGAAGAATTCCGGAACATTTATAACATGCAGGTTGTAACAATTCCGACGAATAAACCGGTTGTACGTGAAGACAGACCTGATTTAATTTATCGTACGATGGAGGGCAAATTTAAAGCGGTTGCTGAGGATGTCGCTCAGCGCTACATGACGGGTCAGCCAGTGCTTGTGGGAACAGTGGCGGTTGAAACATCTGAGCTTATTTCTAAACTGCTTAAAAATAAAGGAATTCCTCATCAAGTGCTAAACGCAAAAAACCATGAGCGTGAAGCACAAATTATTGAGGAAGCCGGTCAAAAAGGTGCCGTAACGATTGCAACGAACATGGCAGGACGTGGTACGGACATTAAGCTTGGCGAAGGTGTCAAAGAGCTCGGCGGACTTGCTGTTATTGGTACAGAGCGTCACGAATCACGCCGTATTGATAATCAGCTTCGTGGTCGTTCTGGTCGTCAAGGAGACCCGGGGGTTACACAATTCTACCTTTCACTAGAAGATGAATTAATGCGTCGATTCGGTTCAGAGCGCACAATGGCTATGCTTGATCGTTTCGGCATGGATGACTCGACACCAATTCAGAGCAAAATGGTGTCCAAGGCAGTGGAGTCTTCTCAAAAACGTGTTGAGGGGAACAACTTTGACTCTCGTAAACAGCTTTTACAATATGACGATGTGCTACGTCAACAGCGTGAGGTCATTTATAAACAGCGCTTTGAAGTCATTGATTCTGATAATCTGAAGTCAATTGTATTGAATATGATTCAGTCTTCTATTGAACGAGCGGTTGGTTCTTACACACCAAAAGATGAGCTTCCAGAAGAGTGGAAACTAGACGGTCTTGTCGAATTAATCAACACGAATTACTTAGATGAAGGTGCCATGACGGTCAAAGATATCTTCGGCAAAGAAGCGGATGAAATCACATCCTTTATCATGGATCGTATTAAAGAGAAATACGATGCGAAGGAAGAGATGTTTGGCGAAGAACAAATGCGTGAATTTGAAAAAGTGATTGTGCTTCGTGCAGTAGACTCGAAATGGATGGATCACATTGATGCAATGGATCAGTTGCGTCAAGGTATTCATTTACGTGCTTATGCACAAACAAATCCCCTTCGTGAGTATCAAATGGAAGGATTTGCGATGTTTGAACATATGATCGCTTCCATTGAAGATGATGTGGCCAAATATATACTAAAATCAGAAATTCAAAATCACCTAGAACGTGAGGAAATCGTTCAAGGTCAAACCACAGCACATCAGCCTCAGGAAGGTAATGAGGAGAAAACAGTGAAAAAGAAGCCGGTACGTAAAGTCGTTGATATCGGGCGAAATGCACCTTGTCATTGCGGAAGCGGCAAGAAATATAAAAATTGTCATGGGATGACAGAATAA
- the prfB gene encoding peptide chain release factor 2 (programmed frameshift), protein MELVEIRQELENMASRLADFRGSLDLETKETKIAELEAKMSEADFWNDQQQAQGVINEANALKDDVNTYHELSESHEELQMTHDLLKDDYDEELHQELEKELKNLTKQFNEFELQLLLSEPYDKNNAILELHPGAGGTESQDWGSMLLRMYTRWAERRGFKVETLDYLPGDEAGIKSVTLLIKGHNAYGYLKAEKGVHRLVRISPFDSSGRRHTSFVSCDVMPEFNEEIDIDIRTEDIKVDTYRASGAGGQHVNTTDSAVRITHIPTNVVVTCQTERSQIKNRERAMKMLKSKLYQKRIEEQQAELDEIRGEQKEIGWGSQIRSYVFHPYSLVKDHRTNTEMGNVQAVMDGELDLFIDAYLRSKLS, encoded by the exons ATGGAATTAGTAGAAATTAGACAAGAGCTTGAAAATATGGCTAGCAGGCTAGCCGATTTTAGGGGGTCTCTT GACCTCGAAACGAAAGAGACCAAAATAGCAGAACTCGAAGCGAAAATGTCAGAGGCTGATTTTTGGAATGATCAGCAGCAGGCGCAAGGTGTGATTAATGAAGCCAATGCACTTAAGGATGATGTGAATACCTATCATGAGCTGAGTGAATCACATGAAGAGCTGCAAATGACGCACGATTTATTAAAAGATGATTATGACGAGGAGCTTCATCAAGAGCTTGAAAAAGAGCTGAAAAATTTGACGAAGCAATTTAATGAATTCGAGTTGCAGCTTCTTCTAAGCGAGCCTTACGATAAAAACAATGCGATCCTTGAACTGCACCCTGGTGCAGGGGGAACTGAATCACAGGACTGGGGCTCTATGTTGCTAAGAATGTACACTCGCTGGGCAGAGCGCAGAGGCTTTAAAGTTGAAACGCTCGATTATCTTCCTGGTGATGAAGCAGGTATTAAGTCTGTTACATTGCTGATTAAAGGGCACAATGCTTACGGGTATTTAAAAGCAGAAAAGGGTGTGCACCGTTTGGTTCGTATTTCCCCTTTTGATTCCTCTGGTCGTAGACATACATCATTCGTTTCCTGCGATGTGATGCCAGAATTTAATGAAGAAATCGATATTGACATTCGTACGGAGGACATCAAGGTTGATACGTATCGTGCAAGCGGTGCGGGTGGTCAGCACGTCAATACAACTGACTCTGCTGTTCGTATTACTCACATTCCAACGAATGTCGTTGTGACTTGTCAAACAGAAAGATCACAAATTAAAAATAGAGAACGTGCGATGAAAATGCTGAAATCGAAACTTTATCAAAAACGTATCGAAGAACAGCAGGCGGAACTGGATGAAATTAGAGGAGAACAGAAAGAAATTGGCTGGGGTAGCCAAATCCGTTCTTATGTATTCCACCCATATTCACTCGTCAAAGACCATCGAACCAATACAGAGATGGGAAATGTACAAGCGGTGATGGATGGAGAATTAGATTTATTCATCGATGCTTATTTACGTTCGAAATTATCATAA
- a CDS encoding M3 family oligoendopeptidase, which produces MGLEPLKETWDLDHFFKGGSSSQEFITYLQNIQKLLDELRQKVEVFQKEKTHFENKLVSVLETYEITFKKLSQASSFVTCLQSQNTKDMKAGSLRGAIAKLEAELGTILALLDQSLGAIPQNDWDELIHSAVFSDIRYILNERRERVKDQLPVEQETLIQQLSVDGYHAWEELYSSLVNKITIPFEQNGETQMISVGQAENAMDDSDRDVRKTVYQHLEQAWTQDEHLFASTLNHLAGFRLQVYEARGWDHILKEPLDICRMKQETLDAMWSVIEDHKQPFIDYLHRKAEMLGIEKLSWFDVGAPIGSETKKYSYQEAATFIIKHFAGFGQKLAAFTEKAFNERWIEAEDRANKRVGGFCTNFPDSGESRIFMTFSGSPSNVATLAHELGHSFHQEVMQDVRVLNRKYAMNVAETASTFAEMIVADASLKEASTEGERLSLLEDKLQRSVAFFMNIQSRFLFEQRFYEERKLGVVPVDRLNELMVEAQREAFGDTLGEYHPHFWASKLHFHITGVPFYNFPYTFGYMFSLGIYAKALKVGTAFEENYIALLKDTASMTVEDLAYKHLGVDLTKKAFWQEAISLAVADAEEFLEMTAK; this is translated from the coding sequence TTGGGATTAGAACCATTAAAAGAAACGTGGGATTTAGATCATTTTTTCAAGGGCGGTAGCTCGTCACAAGAATTTATCACATATTTACAAAACATTCAGAAACTGTTAGATGAATTACGCCAAAAGGTGGAAGTCTTTCAAAAAGAAAAAACACATTTTGAAAACAAATTAGTCTCTGTCCTTGAGACTTATGAAATCACATTTAAAAAACTCTCTCAAGCAAGTTCGTTTGTTACTTGTCTACAATCTCAAAACACAAAAGACATGAAAGCCGGCAGCCTTCGGGGAGCCATTGCCAAGCTTGAAGCTGAATTGGGGACGATTCTTGCTTTGCTTGATCAATCACTTGGTGCGATACCTCAAAACGACTGGGATGAACTGATCCATTCAGCGGTCTTTTCAGATATTCGTTACATATTAAATGAACGCAGAGAGCGTGTGAAAGATCAATTACCTGTTGAACAGGAAACTTTGATTCAACAGTTATCTGTAGATGGGTATCATGCTTGGGAGGAGCTTTATTCTAGTCTAGTAAATAAAATAACCATTCCATTTGAGCAAAATGGCGAAACACAGATGATATCTGTTGGTCAGGCGGAAAATGCTATGGATGATTCAGATCGAGATGTGAGAAAGACAGTCTATCAACATCTCGAGCAAGCTTGGACGCAAGATGAACATTTATTTGCGAGCACGCTAAATCATCTAGCTGGTTTTCGTTTACAAGTGTATGAAGCAAGAGGCTGGGACCATATTTTAAAAGAGCCGCTTGATATTTGCAGAATGAAGCAGGAGACGCTTGATGCGATGTGGTCTGTGATTGAAGACCATAAACAGCCGTTCATTGATTACTTACACCGAAAAGCAGAGATGCTAGGGATCGAAAAGCTTAGCTGGTTTGATGTTGGTGCACCAATTGGAAGCGAGACGAAGAAATATTCCTATCAGGAGGCAGCTACTTTCATTATCAAACATTTTGCTGGATTTGGTCAGAAGCTCGCTGCATTTACTGAAAAAGCATTTAATGAACGTTGGATAGAAGCGGAAGATCGGGCTAATAAACGAGTAGGCGGATTTTGTACGAATTTCCCCGACAGCGGGGAATCACGCATTTTTATGACATTCTCAGGTAGCCCGTCGAATGTAGCGACATTGGCTCATGAGCTAGGTCACTCTTTCCATCAAGAAGTGATGCAGGACGTTCGTGTTCTGAACCGTAAATATGCGATGAATGTAGCTGAAACTGCGTCGACTTTCGCAGAAATGATTGTGGCAGATGCTTCATTAAAAGAGGCATCAACAGAAGGAGAGCGTCTAAGTTTATTGGAAGATAAGCTGCAACGCAGTGTGGCGTTCTTTATGAACATTCAATCACGTTTCTTATTTGAACAGCGTTTTTATGAGGAGCGTAAGCTCGGAGTGGTACCAGTTGACCGTTTGAATGAGCTCATGGTAGAAGCACAAAGGGAAGCCTTTGGTGACACATTAGGTGAATACCATCCTCATTTCTGGGCGTCTAAGTTACATTTTCATATTACAGGTGTTCCATTTTATAATTTCCCATATACATTTGGCTATATGTTCTCGTTAGGTATTTATGCCAAAGCGTTAAAGGTTGGAACAGCGTTTGAAGAGAACTATATCGCGTTATTAAAAGATACTGCTTCAATGACTGTGGAAGACTTAGCGTATAAGCATCTGGGGGTGGATTTAACAAAAAAAGCATTTTGGCAAGAAGCCATCTCTTTAGCTGTGGCAGATGCCGAGGAATTTTTAGAGATGACGGCAAAGTAA
- a CDS encoding alpha/beta fold hydrolase, with the protein MKRILKITSIILLTLIILAFGAFYIWSRFTYSPSQELKEQVSLEQVQHTNGVYTFEAQKRNAGIILYPGAKVEPLAYSYIGNALMKKGYSVFIPDMPFSFAIFNTDKAQDIIKDHPAIKHWYIGGHSLGGTAAAMYAEKNQNKLDGLFFLASYPASDELKQTSFQVLSISGEKDGLATQEKINQSKNKLPSQTIYHEIKGGNHAQFGMYGKQKGDQPADIPAITQQKEIIQTMLDWLKPSKKLP; encoded by the coding sequence ATGAAAAGAATACTGAAAATCACCAGCATCATATTACTCACACTAATCATCTTGGCTTTTGGTGCTTTTTATATATGGAGCCGCTTTACATACAGTCCATCTCAGGAGCTAAAAGAACAAGTCAGCCTCGAACAAGTTCAGCATACAAATGGCGTCTATACATTTGAAGCTCAAAAAAGAAATGCAGGCATTATTCTTTACCCTGGTGCAAAAGTTGAACCTCTTGCGTATTCCTATATAGGCAATGCTTTAATGAAAAAAGGCTATTCCGTCTTTATTCCTGACATGCCTTTTTCCTTCGCCATCTTCAACACAGATAAAGCGCAGGACATCATAAAAGATCATCCAGCCATAAAACACTGGTATATTGGTGGACATTCACTCGGCGGCACAGCAGCCGCAATGTATGCAGAAAAAAATCAAAACAAACTAGACGGCTTGTTTTTTCTTGCCTCCTATCCGGCATCAGATGAACTCAAACAGACATCCTTTCAAGTACTGTCCATTTCAGGAGAAAAAGATGGGCTAGCCACACAAGAAAAGATCAATCAATCGAAAAACAAGCTGCCTTCTCAAACGATTTATCATGAGATAAAAGGTGGAAACCATGCTCAATTTGGTATGTACGGCAAACAAAAAGGTGACCAGCCTGCTGATATACCAGCCATCACACAGCAAAAGGAAATCATTCAAACCATGCTCGATTGGTTAAAACCATCAAAAAAGCTCCCATAA
- a CDS encoding YitT family protein, translated as MKQVHSQFWIETKNYMFILIGSTIVAIGFNTLLLPNQIAAGGVSGISTIMQSFGFEAAYVQWGLNIPLFIAGFYLLGGTFGVKTLVGSIFLPLMVFLTRNIAQVTHEALLAAIFGGVVIGIGIGLVFLGNGSTGGTALAAKIINKYTGLSLGTCLAMMDGLIVLAAMTVFGIEEGLYAVIGVFISSKTIDVVQAGFSHSKMAMIITGHEDEVRQAVFDQIDRGVTKISAVGGYTDHDRPILMCVVGQSQFTKLKQVVKAIDASAFVIVMDVKEVLGEGFKRA; from the coding sequence ATGAAGCAGGTTCATTCTCAATTTTGGATTGAAACGAAAAATTATATGTTCATTTTAATAGGGTCGACCATTGTGGCGATTGGGTTTAATACGTTATTATTACCGAATCAAATTGCCGCCGGTGGTGTAAGCGGTATTAGTACCATTATGCAGTCTTTTGGATTTGAAGCGGCCTATGTGCAATGGGGCTTGAATATTCCACTGTTTATCGCCGGTTTTTATTTACTAGGCGGTACATTTGGAGTGAAAACTCTTGTTGGTTCTATTTTTTTACCTTTGATGGTGTTTTTAACAAGGAATATTGCGCAGGTGACACATGAAGCTCTTCTTGCGGCGATTTTTGGAGGAGTGGTGATTGGTATCGGGATTGGGCTTGTGTTCCTTGGCAATGGATCAACGGGGGGAACGGCACTTGCCGCTAAAATCATCAATAAGTATACGGGACTTTCGTTAGGCACATGTCTTGCGATGATGGATGGACTCATTGTGTTGGCCGCAATGACTGTTTTTGGGATCGAAGAAGGTCTGTATGCCGTAATTGGTGTGTTCATCTCTAGTAAAACGATTGATGTCGTTCAGGCTGGTTTTAGTCACTCAAAAATGGCGATGATTATCACAGGACACGAGGATGAGGTACGGCAGGCTGTTTTTGACCAAATCGATCGTGGTGTTACGAAGATCTCGGCAGTTGGAGGATATACAGATCATGACCGGCCTATTCTCATGTGTGTGGTTGGTCAGTCACAATTCACAAAGTTGAAACAAGTCGTCAAGGCGATTGATGCATCAGCATTTGTTATTGTAATGGACGTTAAAGAGGTTCTCGGTGAGGGTTTTAAAAGGGCGTAA
- the cccB gene encoding cytochrome c551: MKKSGLALLFAAMLFVLAACGGNSSSGDKEGSKSASTVSSGEEIYQQNCIGCHGKDLSGGGGPSLKEIGKKYNESQIADIAKNGKGSMPSGMVDEKQAKEVAKWLAKKK; the protein is encoded by the coding sequence ATGAAAAAGAGCGGATTAGCCCTGCTATTTGCCGCAATGCTTTTTGTTCTTGCGGCTTGTGGAGGGAATTCAAGTAGCGGTGACAAAGAAGGCAGTAAGAGTGCTTCTACTGTTAGCAGTGGTGAGGAGATCTATCAGCAAAACTGTATCGGCTGCCATGGGAAAGATTTATCAGGCGGAGGCGGACCAAGCTTGAAAGAAATCGGCAAAAAGTATAATGAGAGCCAAATCGCAGATATTGCAAAGAACGGTAAAGGTTCAATGCCAAGCGGAATGGTTGATGAAAAACAAGCAAAAGAAGTTGCGAAGTGGCTCGCAAAGAAAAAATAA